AGAGAAGGTTGTTACCCGGTATCTTAAAGGTCGTCCTTACCGGCAGTGGGTCAAGAAGGCCTCCGGCGCAAGGAATGAGGCCCTCGATATCCGGGTCTATGCCATAGCTGCGCTTGAATTATTGAATGCTAAGTTGAATAAGCTGGCAGATCAGTTTGATAGCAAGGCAAAGACACAAGAGCAAGAGAAGCCTCAAGAGCCAGCCAGCCAGACTCAGAGGGGGCGAAGGATAATTAACCCTGGCTGGATGAATTCATGGAAGAGATGATTGAGATCCCCGACAAACTATTCTTCCGTCCAGACGAGGCAGCAAAGCTCATTGGCGTACACATAGAGACCATCCGCCGGTGGATCCGTGAAGGAAAAATTCAGAGCACAAAGACCCAAGGCGGGCATAATCGCATTCACATAAGCCAAATATTGCAAAAAAGACCAGCAATCCCAAGCAAACTATAGCAGACACCCATATATTATTTTGGTAATTTCCTTTACATGACAATATCTTGTTCCATGTGAGGCCATCTCGTGATGTGGGGTGGCCTTTTCTTTTTTACAGGAGGATATATGAAAAGCCTATACTTACGACTCCTACGGGCAGCCTTGGCAACGGCAGTTCCACAGCTCATTATGCTTGTCCCGGGTGCGGTTTCCCTAATCCCGCCGCCGTACAATTTAATCCTGACTCCGGTCTTGATGGGTATAGCAAAAGGCTTAAGGGACGGCTTCCCACAAGCTTCATGGCTTAAGTATATACCTTTCTAACAGGAGGATTTAACTGATGAGTCCTCCGAACAGACGGGCGTCGGATGAGGTGGTAATCAGGATGGATATGAAGTTAGATAATGCTTTAGAAGCTCTGGCGGAACATAAAAAGTGGCTTCTCTCCCATGAACAGAGGATTAACGAATGTGACCGTCAACATGTTCGGATTAAAACCATCCTTGCGGGGGCTTCTGTTGGATTGACAATGCTCTGGACAGGGCTTTTATATTGGTTTAAGGAGCAGAAGTGAGTGGAGGGATTGTCGGAACTGATATGCTAACACTAAGAGAAAGACAATCTGTCTTTGCCAGTTACGTAGGACAGCTATTAACTAAGGCCACTGAGTTAGGAACTCCGGTAGTGGTGCTGGAGTGGTATCGTTCGAAAGAACGGCAACAATATTTAGTTAGTATCGGACGAAGTCGGACGCTTAACAGTAAGCACATAGACGGT
This is a stretch of genomic DNA from Nitrospirota bacterium. It encodes these proteins:
- a CDS encoding excisionase family DNA-binding protein; amino-acid sequence: MEEMIEIPDKLFFRPDEAAKLIGVHIETIRRWIREGKIQSTKTQGGHNRIHISQILQKRPAIPSKL
- a CDS encoding M15 family metallopeptidase, whose protein sequence is MSGGIVGTDMLTLRERQSVFASYVGQLLTKATELGTPVVVLEWYRSKERQQYLVSIGRSRTLNSKHIDGLAVDLCFLADLKDDGQMNWTADKYRHLGVYWESLDPKNHWGGGWQTFVDAPHFEYGG